A genomic window from Xyrauchen texanus isolate HMW12.3.18 chromosome 31, RBS_HiC_50CHRs, whole genome shotgun sequence includes:
- the LOC127625563 gene encoding E3 ubiquitin-protein ligase RNF126-like encodes MLWERIAPLARPPTVNRLRMFRQNTPIRGPKRRGQTRLATFRVGLFLHPAMETFHPHKDCCMECPVHRENFAVGEPVRQLPCNHFHSECIVPWLEMHVQCAGRV; translated from the exons ATGCTTTGGGAAAGGATCGCCCCCCTGGCCAGGCCCCCAACTGTGAACAG GCTGAGGATGTTCAGACAAAATACTCCCATTAGAGGACCAAAGCGACGGGGGCAAACAAGACTTGCAACTTTCAGAGTTGGTCTCTTCCTCCATCCTGCTATGGAAACATTCCACCCACATAAAG ACTGCTGTATGGAATGTCCAGTGCATAGAGAGAACTTCGCAGTGGGAGAGCCAGTCAGACAGCTACCCTGTAACCACTTTCATTCAGAATGTATTGTACCATGGCTGGAAATG CATGTCCAGTGTGCAGGAAGAGTTTAA